In Cheilinus undulatus linkage group 3, ASM1832078v1, whole genome shotgun sequence, the genomic window atctgctcccatggcttttcttatcactgctatgcagacgatacacagctattcctgttctttccaccagatgacacaactgtctcagctcggatctcatcctgccttgctgataattctaaatggatgagggaacgtcaccttcagctcaacctgcccaaacCTGAGCttattatcatcccagccagtcccactatggaaccgcagatcagtatccagcttggatcaaataatctcttgcccactaagtcagcctgaaatctgggtgtcatgattgatgaccagctaaccttcaaggttCATGTGGCCCTTAGTTGCTCGGTCCCGCCGattcgccctctacaacatcaagaggatcagaccctacttgatagagcatgctacacaactcctggtacaggctcttattATATCACGcgttgactactgtaactcaatACTGGCAgccctacctgcatgcacagttatacctctgcagttgatccagaacgcagcagcacgtctggtcttcaaccaacccaagagagctcatgtcacgcctcttttaatctctctacactggcttccagttgcagctcgcattaaattcaaatctCTAATCATtgtttacaaagcagtaactaaaactgcttctgtttacctggagtccctcatccaggtctacactccttctcgcccactacgctcagccagcgaaaggtgcctggtacttccagcgcATCATGCTCCTGAGTCAcaagctcgactcttctcctctgttgtccctaaatggtggaatgaattaccaaACTCCATTCGATCTGCAGTAtccctctctactttcaagagaaagctaaagacTCAGCTATTCAGAGAACACtatgcacttagctagactattctctactgttgtccccagtaatAGATTGAGTCtgagccagactattctccactgctgtccccagaGGTTGAATGAGTCTCCCAACCACAGTTGGCTCGCACTGTCccgctctacttctgggatttctttgcccagctcttgtGAATGACCCAGCACTTGGGAAACTCACATTTTGCTTGATTAATTGTTggtgtttaaaaacaaacaaaaaaaagcaacaaacaaacaaacaaacaaagaaaaaaactaaaaactataacaaaaaaaccaaaacaaaaaaaccaaaacaaagtattttttagGTGCTCTGCCTtaaacactgcatggcagcacctgcgtccaattggacctgaagcactttgtggcacttactgatgttgtttcttctcgtctagatctttgcttgtgttgttcttgctctcaaatgtacatCGCTTTGAAATgacactgtaacattgtaacatcgtcatattttaaaagtcaaataactAACTGTGATTTTGGggggaacagaaaaaaaaatgtgctgttaATCACTTTATCTGACAACGACCCtgtagcagcagtttcaggcattATAAAATAAAGATGCGATGTTTATCATTCTTCCTCCTGATTGTCTTATACAGAATGTCCACAAGTTTATTTTTACAGGATGCAACTTGCCAAGCAACTATATCCCATCTTAACTGGTTGAGGTGAAACTTTTGGGGACTATTTTTTAATGTGCTGGATAGTTTTAtgtttgacctctaaaatcCTTATTTTGTAGCACAGAGCAAGTATTTCAAGTGCTTCTTTcatcagaattttaaaagtgtatttgGAAACAGTGGAATTTCCCTGTACCTTTTGTCTGTTTCATCACTTGCCTCAGTTTTGACCTGCCCTTGACATGCTGAGACAATCCTAGTGACGTGTAGGGACTTCACTTCCTGTCAGTAAGAAAAGTGACTCAGCTTTTCATCTTGAACTGTGAGGATTTTGAAATACTGGAAGTTTGGGTCAAAGAGTTGCACTTTTTCCATTAAGAGGTGTTTTGATTATTCTCTGTAGCTACTGAGTTACAGACCTGTTTTGGCACACAGTGCAGCCCTAACCCTGTTAGTGAAAAATTGTCTCAAAATGCTGacttattgtgtttttttctgtctcatttgATCTTCTTAAGTCATCATGTTCAGTTTACAGCAGTGTTTTTATGTTCCTGTAATGTATAATGTGTTTCTAATCACCAGAGagatttaaccctttccacTCACATTGTGGAAATTGTTCTCTTTGAACAGTTAGACCGTCCAGCTGTCATCAACTCCTTGGTGGAGCCGATTTCTCTGCCTGATCCAAACTCACAGCCTTTGTACAGCAGCCGCCTGTGCACGGTGAGCGGCTGGGGTGTGACGTGGCTGAACAGCTACAAACTGTCACCTGTGCTCAGGTCTGTTGATGTGGATATCTTCCCTGACTGCTGGCGCTACTACTACTTCCGAATCACAAACAACATGGTGTGTGCCGGCTCAGTCAATGGAGGGAAAGACTCCTGTCAGGTGAGGCACACGACTGTGTGTGTTACTAGtcttttatttgcagttttagTGTGATAAAGCTGTCTATGTTATAAGGACTAATGATGGTATAATGTTAAACTGAAATTACTTACAAGGTAAATGTAACATGCAGAATAATGACGTTGTCATAGCATTAACTTGGGCAGTATTTCAAAGGAATTCTAATTAATCCACCATCAAAATTCAAGCCAAACAGTGCTAAACATCATTTTTAGTGAGACAACAATGAGCAGCCAAAGTtgaaatccagcctgtggctcctttcctgcatgtcattccaaCCCTCTTCCTGCCcagtttccaactctatctcccatcctatctaaataaaggcataaaagacccaaaacacacctcaATCATGTGTTTTCAACTATTATCATCTGTGCAAATACACCTAATTAAAATCTGTCAAGCTTTGGATTTCCAGCCTGTACctcaacaaacactgaaaatgtgtttttccatGCTCAGGGGGACTCAGGAGGACCTCTTGTCTGTGGCGGTAAGTTTGAAGGTATTGTGTCCTGGGGTTTTGGCTGCGCCATCGCTCACTACCCTGGGGTCTACACCAAAGTCAGAAACTACCTGGGCTGGATCAACGGAATCATCCAGAGCAAATAAAAAGACCCTTAATGACCCTCTCACTTTGCTGACGGACTCAAAAGacttaaattactttttatgttttctttttgatcAAGTTCTTTTATAAAGACATGAATAGAaggaaataaaaagcaaaatatacAAGCAAACATGTACAAGATCTCTTTAATATCACATGAGGTAACCCAGGGCTGACTTTGAGTTAACTTTTATAAAACATGGACGTACAGTTTATTGAGGAAGTATtaagacccccttcacttttttcaattttatgatcagcctgatgctacagtaaaaaaaaaaacatttttattctcattaatctacactcagtaccccaccATGATAAAGTGAAaccagaattttagacatttctgcaatttttttagcaataacaaactgaaatgtcacattgacataagtattcagacacctgTAATATAGCTCAGGTTCTTCCTATTCTCTGGATCGTTGCTGAGATTTTTCTACACCTTGCTTGGAGTCCCCTTGTGGTAAATTCTAtagattggacatgatttaatGGTTTTCAAGGTTTGGATATCACTTTACTGGGACTTTACTCATATAAATGTCAGAGAAAAGCAGAACATACTTTTTATTAAAGAAGCTTGGGCCTAAAagtttatttcttgaaatatgatataatgatataaataatttaaaaccagtttgcatttttttttttttaattaattgagCTTATTATTGTAGGTCTGACAGTCTCCTCCTCATCTCTTGGACTCACAGAGTAGACAGACTTGACACTAAGGGCATCTTTACCCAAACTGTCCTGTCTATAAATCCTCTGTAATAAACTGTATTAAACTCTGTAGATCATAAACAACTAGCCAGACTAGCAACCGGTCAGACCCTCCCACCCTTGAATCATCATGTccgcacaaaaaaaaaaaaaaaaacagcaacagcagaGCAGCTGCCTTAAGTTTCCATATGACAGCATGTTGACATCCCTGCCAGTGATTGGCTGTGACAGCTCCCTCTCCACCTCCTCTCACCCACTccctttaacatttaaaacagagtCACAAAAGATGCATTCACTGACTCACAAATAGCCACACAAAGCCAGCAGCAGGTATGGAGTGCTTAATGTTTAACGGTGAGATGATTCATGTTAAGGAGCACGGCTCTAGACACTTGTCCTCGGACGTGGTGAAGGAGCTCATCCAGCGGTCTCAGGAAGCCAAGAAGCAAGCCTACTGTCCATACAGCAAGTTCAGAGTGGGAGCTGCTCTACTGACCCATGACAACTGTGTGTTTACAGGTAAGAAACAGGTGAAAAAGTACCTCTTGGCAAGTTTAATATAGTACATGTTTGGCTTGAGTTTTAACATGAATGTTTAGGATCAACATGTTAACAAAATTAGTGCATATCTGCTcatttcattgtaaagttttTAACAAAACTGCATTTCTTTCAGTTTATTGATTTCCAAATACTCACCCATCAAGCATTAGTACAATAGAAGCAGAATTCAGTGGTTTGTAGCTTGTTTGAGCAAGTCTGCCCCGTGAGCATTTTCTGGAAATGAttataaaaatttaaagaatgaggaaGTTTTAAGGAAGTTGAACATTACCTTAACTGCAATTTCATTTTGATACATCAAAATAGAGTCAAAGTACAAGTTTCATTATTATATGGCCTACCTTACCAAGATAATTCTGCATCATCCTTAGAGGTgtaaaaatcatcaaatttgacaggaacaacaaataaaaacattctcatGAACTAAGGAGGCCTTGTGTTGTTGCATCATCAGGGCTGTTTGCCCAGACAGGGTTGTCAAATCACTGTCAACAGTCAAAAAAAGACTCAACTCTCCTGCCCATTGCTGAACTCAGCAAAGCTCACAGGTCACAGGTCCCTGGGGGGCAAATAGCTGGCAAACAGCTGTGAGAGTAATGACCCACTGAGTAACTATTTGACCAGGACTGAAGTAAATAGACAGCTCGTTCACTGCCCATCCCTCCCCTCTCCCTTGATGTTCCTGTTTAAGTTAAGTGTATCAACCTCACCCATAATTGCCATAATGTTTCTCTTACAGGGTGCAATGTGGAGAACGCTTGTTACAACCTAGGAGTGTGTGCTGAAAGAAATGCTATCTCAAAGGCAGTGTCAGAAGGCTACAGAAGCTTCAAGGCTATTGCAATTGCAAGGTAACTGCCACTTTTAAGTGAATCAGACAGTTAAACAGAAAGAAATCATTTTCTGTTATTGCACAAGCCTACAGTCATCTCTCCTGCGTGTTAAAACCAGGACTCACTGTACTTGTGTTCTCATTGTTTTTGTACGTCACCAAACTTATCAAACATGCCCCCCTTACATAAGACCAGACACATGTCAGGATTACGTAAAATGTTTGGTCAAATGTTGACCTACAGGTGAAGCAAGACAGAGTTGGAAATGAGTCTTTGTGAAGCAGATTCCACATACTGCATCTTCAGGAAAAGCCTTTATACAGAAAATAGAGATATGG contains:
- the cdab gene encoding cytidine deaminase b; translation: MECLMFNGEMIHVKEHGSRHLSSDVVKELIQRSQEAKKQAYCPYSKFRVGAALLTHDNCVFTGCNVENACYNLGVCAERNAISKAVSEGYRSFKAIAIASDLNDQFISPCGGCRQFMREFGSNWTVYLSKPDGSYLKMTVNELLPLSFGPEDLSMKKVIDIPNEY
- the LOC121507058 gene encoding anionic trypsin-1-like — encoded protein: MNLDLSCQLSLLLLLIVQLTGVYGKRIIGGFEVSPYSIKYQASLLFRNFHVCGGTLINPLWVVSAAHCWRPAHLLKVVLGQHNLKEAAGFEQEFGVSIVIRHSQYNPWTFNNDIMLLKLDRPAVINSLVEPISLPDPNSQPLYSSRLCTVSGWGVTWLNSYKLSPVLRSVDVDIFPDCWRYYYFRITNNMVCAGSVNGGKDSCQGDSGGPLVCGGKFEGIVSWGFGCAIAHYPGVYTKVRNYLGWINGIIQSK